Proteins from one Athalia rosae chromosome 8, iyAthRosa1.1, whole genome shotgun sequence genomic window:
- the LOC125502028 gene encoding uncharacterized protein LOC125502028 isoform X1: MWYVVICNDWCATVPRGRIDLGSLSFSWPPSTSKTAALVKRKDKADYSWPILEYRKIYGPYSTYEEARRIERESVCISTSDEAQFASLSNQTLPKKRKIIKRNFCDNQSDIQQQAVATATKMRSIPAPPSSYKKGLWDSSPKKPQGTTCKSPSLLQFRGPPVSHKTMTIDNGSDTDATYFSEALDTHTATEELPPNTPCRYNPCLDIAFDHGTNLFDSVFSQEIGLSLYSHHTNPIQFIFK, encoded by the exons ATGTGGTACGTAGTCATTTGTAATGACTGGTGTGCAACCGTGCCAAGGGGTCGGATCGATTTGGGTTCTCTTAGCTTCAGTTGGCCTCCATCCACATCTAAGACGGCAGCACTAGTTAAGCGTAAAGACAAAGCTGATTACAGTTGGCCCATTCTGGAATACCGCAAGATTTATGGACCATATT ctACTTACGAAGAAGCTCGAAGAATCGAACGAGAATCCGTGTGCATATCGACATCCGATGAGGCACAATTTGCATCGCTCTCAAATCAGACTCTTcctaaaaaacgaaaaataattaaaagaaacTTTTGTGACAACCAATCAGACATTCAACAACAAG CAGTGGCTACAGCGACAAAAATGAGGTCAATACCAGCTCCACCATCATCATATAAGAAAGGTCTGTGGGATTCATCGCCAAAGAAACCTCAGGGCACTACCTGTAAAAGCCCATCACTATTACAATTCCGTGGCCCTCCTGTATCGCATAAGACCATGACGATCGACAATGGTTCAGATACTGACGCAACTTATTTTTCTGAAGCTCTGGACACACATACTGCCACAGAGGAATTGCCACCCAATACTCCATGCCGGTATAATCCGTGTTTGGATATCGCTTTTGATCATGGAACCAACTTGTTTGATTCGGTTTTCAGTCAAGAAATAGGTTTGTCATTATACTCACATCATACTAATCCTATTCAATTCATATTCAAATGA
- the LOC125502028 gene encoding uncharacterized protein LOC125502028 isoform X2, producing MWYVVICNDWCATVPRGRIDLGSLSFSWPPSTSKTAALVKRKDKADYSWPILEYRKIYGPYSTYEEARRIERESVCISTSDEAQFASLSNQTLPKKRKIIKRNFCDNQSDIQQQVATATKMRSIPAPPSSYKKGLWDSSPKKPQGTTCKSPSLLQFRGPPVSHKTMTIDNGSDTDATYFSEALDTHTATEELPPNTPCRYNPCLDIAFDHGTNLFDSVFSQEIGLSLYSHHTNPIQFIFK from the exons ATGTGGTACGTAGTCATTTGTAATGACTGGTGTGCAACCGTGCCAAGGGGTCGGATCGATTTGGGTTCTCTTAGCTTCAGTTGGCCTCCATCCACATCTAAGACGGCAGCACTAGTTAAGCGTAAAGACAAAGCTGATTACAGTTGGCCCATTCTGGAATACCGCAAGATTTATGGACCATATT ctACTTACGAAGAAGCTCGAAGAATCGAACGAGAATCCGTGTGCATATCGACATCCGATGAGGCACAATTTGCATCGCTCTCAAATCAGACTCTTcctaaaaaacgaaaaataattaaaagaaacTTTTGTGACAACCAATCAGACATTCAACAACAAG TGGCTACAGCGACAAAAATGAGGTCAATACCAGCTCCACCATCATCATATAAGAAAGGTCTGTGGGATTCATCGCCAAAGAAACCTCAGGGCACTACCTGTAAAAGCCCATCACTATTACAATTCCGTGGCCCTCCTGTATCGCATAAGACCATGACGATCGACAATGGTTCAGATACTGACGCAACTTATTTTTCTGAAGCTCTGGACACACATACTGCCACAGAGGAATTGCCACCCAATACTCCATGCCGGTATAATCCGTGTTTGGATATCGCTTTTGATCATGGAACCAACTTGTTTGATTCGGTTTTCAGTCAAGAAATAGGTTTGTCATTATACTCACATCATACTAATCCTATTCAATTCATATTCAAATGA
- the LOC125502070 gene encoding uncharacterized protein LOC125502070, which produces MKTSVFFPAASLFPCCQSFLPAEKLLRIHRLNGFQGVTSSARSLLRTPRITHTKKTTFGYYFHYGLGTALRDQLRITKMPMDAGYTIQININIDGLPIAKSSKSQLWPILGQIHHPQFPHLFVIGAFHGHSKPSCPFEVLEEFINEFNTLTREGFEFSGTRYTIAIRAVICDSPARAFITCAKGHTGYFGCSKCLQEGEYRQHKMLFLDENHPLRTDSGFKNRVNEEHHTGISPFEHISLLMVSTFPLDYMHLVCLGVVKKMISLWLKGYQTTKLDARNIKKLSEDLISMVQWIPVEFCRKPRGLDEFDRWKATEFCLFLLYLSPVILHEYLPRLNVQHICSLQCAIFILCHPTDCMYNNDDAKELLTYFVQTMKLLYGEETIIYNVHNLVHLPEDVKLYGPLDSFSAFPFENHMQVIKKSLRKGSKPLAQLHNRIIERNSGVVLHNSQIKSGEPVIIRHRGRKLPSGSTCSNVTIQFRNFELSSMKKADKCCYLEDGRIMRIKDIGIDGEKNCTGQILLNTERLQIYPCDSRSVGIHVGNQWSNIQTFNINEISTKAIGLPYRGKFCFYPLLHTRNTQGIELISQPATIGLFSKIGILQSNAFFGISSALLKS; this is translated from the exons C AGTTTTTTTCCCGGCGGCGAGTTTATTTCCCTGCTGCCAGAGTTTTTTGCCCGCTG aaaaattattgcgcATCCACCGGTTGAATGGGTTTCAAGGAGTCACTTCTTCAGCACGAAGTCTACTACGTACCCCACGCATCACTCACACGAAGAAAACTACTTttggatattattttcattacggACTTGGAACGGCATTACGGGATCAGCTTAGAATAACAAAGATGCCCATGGACGCTGGATATACTATTCagataaatattaatattgatgGCCTCCCTATTGCAAAAAGCTCCAAGAGCCAGCTTTGGCCTATTTTAGGTCAAATTCATCATCCGCAATTTCCACATCTTTTTGTCATTGGTGCGTTTCATGGGCACTCAAAACCGAGTTGTCCATTCGAGGTTTTGGAGGAATTCATTAATGAGTTCAACACACTCACACGTGAGGGCTTTGAATTTTCTGGCACTCGGTACACTATTGCTATTAGAGCGGTAATATGCGATAGTCCTGCTAGAGCATTTATAACTTGTGCAAAGGGGCATACAGGATACTTTGGTTGCAGTAAATGTCTCCAAGAGGGTGAATACCGGCAACATAAAATGCTGTTTCTTGATGAAAATCATCCACTGCGTACCGATAGTGGATTTAAAAATCGTGTCAACGAAGAACACCACACCGGTATATCTCCATTCGAACATATTTCTCTTCTCATGGTTTCAACCTTTCCATTAGACTACATGCACCTGGTTTGCCTGGGAGTGGTTAAAAAGATGATAAGCTTATGGTTGAAAGGTTACCAAACAACAAAGCTCGATGCACGTAATATCAAGAAACTTTCTGAAGATTTGATTTCGATGGTCCAGTGGATCCCAGTAGAATTTTGTAGGAAACCTAGAGGTCTTGACGAATTCGATCGCTGGAAGGCAACAgagttttgtttatttttgttataccTGTCACCTGTTATATTACATGAATATCTACCGAGACTGAATGTGCAGCATATCTGTTCATTACAGTGCGCAATCTTCATATTATGCCATCCAACAGACTGCATgtataacaatgatgatgCCAAAGAACTGCTGACATATTTTGTGCAAACAATGAAACTCCTTTATGGTGAAGAGACAATCATTTACAATGTTCACAACTTGGTGCACCTGCCCGAGGATGTTAAATTGTATGGGCCATTGGACAGTTTTAGCGCCTTCCCATTCGAAAACCATATGCAAGTCATCAAAAAGTCATTGCGGAAAGGTTCAAAGCCTCTAGCTCAACTGCACAATCGCataatcgaaagaaattctGGAGTCGTTCTCCACAACTCACAAATAAAGTCAGGAGAACCAGTGATTATACGTCACAGGGGTAGAAAGTTACCTTCAGGAAGCACATGTTCTAACGTAACCATACAATTCAGAAATTTCGAACTGTCATCTATGAAGAAGGCGGATAAGTGCTGTTATTTAGAAGATGGACGAATTATGCGCATCAAGGATATAGGTAtcgatggagagaaaaattgtaccGGTCAAATATTGTTGAATACCGAACGGCTGCAGATTTATCCATGTGATTCGCGTAGTGTTGGAATTCACGTTGGAAACCAATGGTCGAATATCCAAACATTCAACATAAACGAGATTAGCACAAAAGCCATTGGACTTCCATACCGGGGGAAATTCTGCTTCTACCCACTATTACACACCAGAAATACTCAAGGTATTGAATTGATCTCTCAACCTGCTACGATTGgattgttttcaaaaattggtaTTCTACAGAGTAATgcttttttcggaatttcaagTGCTTTACTAAAATCTTAA